DNA from Saliniramus fredricksonii:
AGAAGCGCATGACCGGCTGGGCCCAGCGCTCGCAATTCGCGGCGCAGTAAAGCGGTTCAGCACGCTTTCGCGATCTGCGCCTCGGCTTCGGCAATCGCATCAGGCGTGCCGACATGCAGCCATGTGCCGTCGAGGCGCAGGCCGTAGAGGCGACCGGCGGCAATGGCGCGGTCGAAGAGCAGGTTGAGCGAGAAGGCGCCGTCGGGCGTATCGGCGAAGAGCCCGGCATGGAAAATCCCCGCGCCGGCATAGACGAAGGGCGCCTGCGGCTCGTCCCCACGGCGCGCCAGGCGTCCTGTCTCATCCATCATGAAATCCCCGCGCCCGTCATAGCCCACAGCCGCGTCGATTGGCGCGAGCAAGAGCAGCATGTCCATGCGCGCCGGATCATGCGCCGCGATCAGCCGGCCCAGATTGGACTGCGCCCCCTCGATCCACAGCGTATCGGCATTCATCGCCAGAAACGGTGCCTCGCCCAGAAGCGGCAGGGCGCGGCGGATGCCGCCGCCGGTTTCCAGCAACGCATCGCGCTCATCCGACAAGGTGATGGCGGGCGCGCCGTTGCGGGCCGCGAGATGCGCCGCGATCCGGTCGGCGAGGTGATGCATGTTGACGACGGCGCGCGTGATGCCCACCTGCGCCAGGCGATCGAGGGCATGGTCGAGCATGGTCCGCCCGCCGACGCGTATGAGAGGCTTGGGGAGGGTGTCGGTGATGGGACGCATGCGCGTGCCGAGCCCGGCGGCCAGCACCATGCCGGTTTCGATCGCCGCCGGCGCCGCTTCGTCTGCTGCCGTCATCCCCTCACCATCTTGCACGGATCAACCCCGGATCCGTGATAACCGGCGCCGCGCGCCCTGTCATCCCCGGTCGGGCCGGAGATGCAGCGGCGCGCGGGAATCGCATCACGCGACGTCGCGGATCAGGCGACCCAGCTTGTCGATGATCTCGTCGATATGCTTGTCCTCGGCGATCAGCGGGGGCGCCACGGCGATCGTATCCATGGCCGTTCGCAGCATCAGCCCGTAATCGTGGAAGCCCTTCTCGATCGCCGCATAGCCGCGCTTGCCCGGCCCATGCTCATTCGGCGCGAGATCGACGGCACCGACCAGGCCGAGCGTGCGGATATCGACCACGTTGGGCAGGCCCTTGAGCGACATCATCGCATCCGCCCAGCGCGCCTCGATCGCACGCGTGCGCTCGAACAGGTTTTCGCGCTGGTAGATATCCAGCGTCGCGATCGTCGCGGCGCAGGCCAGCGGGTGCCCGGAATAGGTATAGCCGTGGAACAGCTCGACGACATTGTCCGGGCCGCTCATGAAGGCGTCGTAGATGTGCTTGCGGCAGATCACCCCGCCCATTGGCACGGTGCCGGAATTCACCGCCTTGGCGAAGGTGATCATGTCGGGCACGACGCCGTAACGCTCGGCGGCGAAGGCGTAGCCGAGGCGTCCGAAGCCGGTGATCACCTCGTCGAAGACGAGCAGGATATCGTGCTTGTCGCAAATTTCGCGCAGGCGCTTGAGATAGCCCTTGGGCGGGGGCAGCGCCCCGGTCGAGCCGGCCATCGGCTCGACGATCACGGCAGCGATGGTCGAGGCATCGTGCAGGGCGACGATGCGCTCCAGATCATCCGCGAGATGCGCGCCCCATTCGGGCTCGCCCTTCGAGTAGGCCTGGTGCTCACGGTTATAGGTATGGGGCAGGTGATCGGCACCGGCGAGCAGCGAGCCGAAGAATTTGCGGTTGTTGACGATGCCGCCCACGGTGATGCCGCCGAAGCCCACCCCGTGATAACCGCGTTCGCGCCCGATCAGCCGCGTCTTCTGCCCCTGCCCCTTCACGTTCCAGTAGGCCAGTGCGATCTTCAGCGCCGTGTCGGCAGCCTCCGAGCCAGAATTGCAGAAGAAGACGTGATCGAGATCCGCCGGGGCGAGTTGTGCGATGCGCGAGGCCGCCGTGAAGGCGAGCGGATGGCCGTACTGGAAACCCGGGGCGAAGTCGAGCTCCTGGGCCTGTGTCTGTATGGCGGAGACGATCTCATCGCGATTATGGCCGGCATTGCAGCACCACAGGCCGGAAGTGCCGTCGATCACCGGCTTGCCCTCGGGCGTGTAGTAATACATGTCCTTGGCGCGCGAGACCATGCGCGGATTGGTCTTGAAGGACTTGTTCGCCGTGAAGGGCAACCACCACGAATCGAGATCGTTGGGCTGCTGGATATCGTTTGCGGCACGCAATGCGCTGGAACCTGCCATCTCTCGTCCTCCGGATACGGGGCTGCGCCGGCACCGCCACAAGGCGCCGGCGGGAAGGACCCTGCGCGCGCTCATCGACGACACCCATTCTGGTATCCAGTCTAGCAGGCGGGCCGGAAACGGCCAAAGGCGGAAAGCCGCAGATGACTTTGCGCGGAGTGCTGCGCAATCACGGTGGGCGGCACTGGATCACGCCACAGATTTCGTACGCGCCCCGATGGCAGAACAGCGGCCAGGGCGTTGCATTGCAATGATCTCGTGCATCCGGACCGACTGCGCTGCCAGCTCGCGGCGCGCGCACATTCAGCGAAATCAGCCGTACCTTGTAACGCAGATAAACCTGTATTGATAGGCTAGCATTCGATTATTTTGCCGCTAGGCTGCAATTGTCGCGGATGTGCTATGCAGCGCGATGTGATTTCACTCCTTCTTCTGGGAGTGCACCT
Protein-coding regions in this window:
- a CDS encoding aspartate aminotransferase family protein; this encodes MAGSSALRAANDIQQPNDLDSWWLPFTANKSFKTNPRMVSRAKDMYYYTPEGKPVIDGTSGLWCCNAGHNRDEIVSAIQTQAQELDFAPGFQYGHPLAFTAASRIAQLAPADLDHVFFCNSGSEAADTALKIALAYWNVKGQGQKTRLIGRERGYHGVGFGGITVGGIVNNRKFFGSLLAGADHLPHTYNREHQAYSKGEPEWGAHLADDLERIVALHDASTIAAVIVEPMAGSTGALPPPKGYLKRLREICDKHDILLVFDEVITGFGRLGYAFAAERYGVVPDMITFAKAVNSGTVPMGGVICRKHIYDAFMSGPDNVVELFHGYTYSGHPLACAATIATLDIYQRENLFERTRAIEARWADAMMSLKGLPNVVDIRTLGLVGAVDLAPNEHGPGKRGYAAIEKGFHDYGLMLRTAMDTIAVAPPLIAEDKHIDEIIDKLGRLIRDVA
- a CDS encoding nucleotidyltransferase family protein, which codes for MTAADEAAPAAIETGMVLAAGLGTRMRPITDTLPKPLIRVGGRTMLDHALDRLAQVGITRAVVNMHHLADRIAAHLAARNGAPAITLSDERDALLETGGGIRRALPLLGEAPFLAMNADTLWIEGAQSNLGRLIAAHDPARMDMLLLLAPIDAAVGYDGRGDFMMDETGRLARRGDEPQAPFVYAGAGIFHAGLFADTPDGAFSLNLLFDRAIAAGRLYGLRLDGTWLHVGTPDAIAEAEAQIAKAC